One region of Zingiber officinale cultivar Zhangliang chromosome 7B, Zo_v1.1, whole genome shotgun sequence genomic DNA includes:
- the LOC122007161 gene encoding ER lumen protein-retaining receptor erd-2.2-like: MKQSEASLNLTLLPRFHPSETLLPSSLRALLPLASHSFFFFVSLKSVAVGEKGKEESRAMGAGSKRPINTVVGWVTRQPPKIRACLCVVVSIAALVFLGLVVHNHDNLFVAAEAAHAVGISVLIYKLVKERTCAGLSLKSQYLTALFLAVRLYCSFILENDIHTVLDTATLATTLWVIYMIQYKLKSSYMEDKDNFAIYYVIVPSVLLAVVVHPSTAHFIFNRIFWAFCVYVEAVSVLPQLRLMQNTQIVEPFTAHYVFALGVTRFLSCAHWVLKVVDTRGGLLTAMGHGLWPPMVLIAEIVQTFILADFCYYYVKSVFGGQLVLRLSSGVV, encoded by the exons ATGAAACAGTCAGAAGCATCTTTAAATCTTACGCTTCTCCCCCGTTTCCATCCGTCAGAAACGCTTCTTCCTTCCTCCCTTCGTGCGCTACTTCCTCTCGCCTCgcattcgttttttttttttgtctcattGAAATCGGTGGCGGTGGGGGAGAAAGGAAAGGAGGAGAGTAGAGCGATGGGAGCGGGGTCGAAGCGGCCGATCAACACCGTGGTGGGATGGGTGACGCGGCAGCCGCCCAAGATCAGGGCTTGCCTCTGCGTCGTCGTCAGCATCGCCGCGCTCGTCTTCCTCGGCCTCGTAGTTCATAACCACGACAACCTCTTCGTCGCCGCCGAAGCTGCTCACGCCGTCGGCATCTCCGTCCTCATCTATAAGCTGGTTAAGGAGCGGACTTGCGCCG GGCTTTCGCTTAAGTCTCAATATTTAACAGCTTTATTTTTAGCTGTAAGACTATATTGCAGCTTTATTTTGGAAAATGACATACATACAGTGCTAGATACTGCAACACTTGCAACTACTCTTTGGGTAATTTACAtgattcaatataaattaaaatcaagctaCATGGAAGACAAGGACAATTTTGCAATTTACTATGTG aTTGTTCCTTCTGTCCTGTTAGCTGTTGTAGTTCATCCTTCAACGGcccattttatttttaataggATTTTCTGGGCATTTTGTGTTTATGTGGAGGCTGTTTCAGTGTTGCCACAGTTACGTCTTATGCAAAACACTCAG ATTGTCGAGCCATTCACAGCTCACTATGTATTTGCATTGGGGGTTACAAGATTCCTGAGCTGTGCACACTGGGTCCTAAAG GTTGTGGATACTCGTGGAGGCTTGCTGACTGCTATGGGACATGGTTTGTGGCCACCTATGGTTCTTATTGCTGAGATTGTTCAGACCTTTATCTTGGCAGATTTTTGTTACTATTACGTGAAGAG TGTATTTGGTGGCCAGTTGGTGTTGAGGCTTTCTTCTGGTGTGGTATGA